The Thermoplasmata archaeon genome contains the following window.
GGGAATATATAATTACTCGGACAATCGCCCCGGCCCCTGAACCCATCCCCTCTCTCCCCGGAGCCTGTCGCCCACCCCTCTTCAAGGGGCCTGTGTACGAAAGGGACCGGCTGTTCCCAGAAACTGAGCTGGACTTTACCCTGACAACGGGCTGGGGTCCCGAAGGACCCGAGGCCCACCTATTCATAAAGCTCTACCCATTGAAATACAATCCTCTGAGCGGCAGAGTGGTCCAGCTTGTGAGCGGGAAAATCGAGGTCCGGTGCATCCCTCCCCCTTCTCCCCTCATGCCTCGCGGCAACGAGACCTACACAATTCTCGCCATCTGTCCCGCGGAATTCGAGGGCGAGATGCAGAAGTACGCGGACCACAAAACCTCCATCGGCCTCTCCTGTAGGGTCGTCAACCTGACCGCGGTCTACGACGGCTCGATATTCAACGTGAGCGCGGGCCGGGACAGCCAGGAGAAAATCAAGCTCTTTATCAAGCAAGCGCTCGAGAACTGGAGCATCCAGTATGTCGTTCTTGCGGGCGATGTGGACAAGGTGCCGATTCGCAGGGTCTATATCAATGACATTGATGGCACCTCCACACCAACGGACCTATATTACGGGGACATATACAAGGACGGAGGCCTGAATTTCTCTGACTGGGATTATGATAGAGACAATGTCTTCGGAGAATCAACATCGAGCAGCGCCAACGCCGACAAAGTTGACCTCGACCCGGACGTGAGCGTGGGGCGCCTGCCCGCGGGAACAGTGGCGGAGCTCAAGGCCATCATCAACAAAACGATTTCATACGACGAGAACATCACCTCGCGCCCGGACTGGTTCCGTAACGCGACCCTGGTCGGCACAGATACCTTCGGACCCTCAAGGGGCGACAACTCGGGCATTGCGGAGGGTGAATACGCCTGTGACATGGCCTCCGCCTTTATACCCCTGTTCAATTTCTCGAAGTTTTATGAAAAGAGTGGGACATTCAGCATATCCGGTATCACCTCCGCAATGAACGCCGGCTGCGGCCTCGCCCTCTTCTCGGACCATGGCAGCGTCGGCGGCGTATGCTACCCGGACTCCGGCGGCGGCCCCGGGCTCTCGAGCAGCACGGCGCAGAATCTAAATAATGGCCACAAGCTCCCCCTGTCGATACTCGACGCCTGCCTAACTCACTCGGTGGACAGCAGCGAGTGCCTCGGGGAGTATCTTATCCTCAACCCGATCGGGGGCAGCATCGCAAGTATCGGCCACACAAGAATAGGCTATGGGTCTTTTGGGACCTATCACGTGAGATGGAACTCTGGGTATATGCTCGTTCATCTCATCGAGAGCTTCAGCCAGGGCACGATAGCGCCTGCGGCCATGCTCGACGAGACCAAGAGGAGCTACTTGAACAACGTCGGCATATGGGACTACGCCGACTTCAAGACGCTGGTCGAGTACATCCAGCTCGGCGACCCCATCGCCTTCATCGGTGGTCCCTGTATAGACGCCACACCCGAGAACGAGAGCCTCTGGGCATATCCCGGCGAGGCCGTTGAGTACAGAATCACCGTGGCCAACAATGGCCTCCACGCCGAACAGCTCAGTCTGAGCACATCCGGCGGGAGCTGGGTGACCACGCTCGACCCCGAACATCTGCGGCTGAAGGCAGGGGCAACCGCGAACGTCACGGTGCGGGTCGAGGTGCCCGCCCGTGCGCTCGCCTATCAGGAGGAGCTCACCACCCTCTCGATTCTGCAGGGCAGTACCGGCATCCCCATCGAGCTAGGCCTGAGGACATGCGTGAAGTGCGTCAGGAAGGTCGAGCTGGCGCTGGAGGTTGGAGAGTTCAGGGCACTTCCTGGGGACACCGTCCCAGTGAACTTCACCATTAGGAACTCGGGCAACATCGAGGAATCTGCATGTGTGACACTGAGCGGGGGCGGCGGCTGGTGGACTCCTGAGCTGTCCATCAGCGGTCTCACTGTCGGGCCGTGGGGCGAGAGGGCCGCCTCGCTGGAACTGGCGGTCCCTCAAAAGACCCTGAGCGGTAGGTACAGCTTCCTAACCGACCTCCGGACCGAGAGCGGTCTTTGCGCCGCCGCACCACTGATGGTAGAGGTGCTCAAAACCTATGGCATCGCCCTTGAGACGAACCAGACTGAAGCTCTCGCAGGTCCACGAGGAGCACTTTTCCGCGTTAACCTGAAAAACATCGGTAACCACCAAGAGCCCGTCG
Protein-coding sequences here:
- a CDS encoding C25 family cysteine peptidase, coding for MYERDRLFPETELDFTLTTGWGPEGPEAHLFIKLYPLKYNPLSGRVVQLVSGKIEVRCIPPPSPLMPRGNETYTILAICPAEFEGEMQKYADHKTSIGLSCRVVNLTAVYDGSIFNVSAGRDSQEKIKLFIKQALENWSIQYVVLAGDVDKVPIRRVYINDIDGTSTPTDLYYGDIYKDGGLNFSDWDYDRDNVFGESTSSSANADKVDLDPDVSVGRLPAGTVAELKAIINKTISYDENITSRPDWFRNATLVGTDTFGPSRGDNSGIAEGEYACDMASAFIPLFNFSKFYEKSGTFSISGITSAMNAGCGLALFSDHGSVGGVCYPDSGGGPGLSSSTAQNLNNGHKLPLSILDACLTHSVDSSECLGEYLILNPIGGSIASIGHTRIGYGSFGTYHVRWNSGYMLVHLIESFSQGTIAPAAMLDETKRSYLNNVGIWDYADFKTLVEYIQLGDPIAFIGGPCIDATPENESLWAYPGEAVEYRITVANNGLHAEQLSLSTSGGSWVTTLDPEHLRLKAGATANVTVRVEVPARALAYQEELTTLSILQGSTGIPIELGLRTCVKCVRKVELALEVGEFRALPGDTVPVNFTIRNSGNIEESACVTLSGGGGWWTPELSISGLTVGPWGERAASLELAVPQKTLSGRYSFLTDLRTESGLCAAAPLMVEVLKTYGIALETNQTEALAGPRGALFRVNLKNIGNHQEPVELSLSGIPEGWSALFPSVLTLGAFEEQEIQLVIIHARRALAGQYPICLTARDSSGLNSASLELSAVVERVSSLELSCPDARLAVDQGSDVSFEALVHSESNFPEHIEIDITGLPEGWDWFLGSEELSLPPFSSGRAVATIQVPPLCAAGAYRFELVASTEGWSASRNLTVQVRESRSFTLLADMTQQRLSPGDSVEFNLSIKNTGNCGDTYVLSLQDGAVAQFSRNYISVGAGGVECVTLTVSIPESAVSGLRPLLVRAASSIDPSLSRSALLEVWVERVSRLELEFLNSSIVLEGGEGFFPVVVRNMGPETETISLTPLRGPLWPLPQAPVVIPPGGVRELVVRFAVPSGTPAGFYNISLIAASELQSWELIHSVQVVGRPHTGANGLPPGGSSVTDYTVLPAALIVLLLVTLIAGLALIARLSRR